From the Priestia koreensis genome, one window contains:
- a CDS encoding DivIVA domain-containing protein, which yields MPLTPLDIHNKEFNRGFRGYDEDEVNEFLDQVIKDYEMLIREKKELETKTEELTQRLGHFTNIEETLNKSILIAQEAAEEVKRNAQKEAKLIIKESEKNADRIINEALSKSRRIAFDIEELKKQSKVFRTRFKMLVEAQLEMLESDDWDHLLEYQTSFEEQLQKTARSE from the coding sequence ATGCCTTTAACCCCTTTAGATATTCATAACAAAGAATTTAATAGAGGATTTCGCGGGTATGATGAGGACGAAGTAAACGAATTTTTGGATCAGGTGATTAAAGATTACGAAATGCTCATTCGTGAAAAGAAAGAGCTTGAAACAAAAACGGAAGAGCTAACACAACGATTAGGTCACTTTACAAACATTGAAGAAACGCTGAATAAGTCAATTTTAATTGCTCAAGAGGCGGCAGAAGAAGTGAAGCGTAACGCTCAAAAAGAAGCAAAGCTGATCATTAAAGAATCAGAGAAAAACGCAGATCGTATTATTAACGAAGCGTTATCGAAATCACGTCGTATTGCGTTTGACATCGAGGAATTGAAAAAGCAGTCAAAGGTATTCCGTACACGCTTTAAAATGCTTGTCGAAGCACAGCTTGAAATGCTTGAAAGTGATGACTGGGATCATCTATTAGAATATCAAACATCTTTTGAAGAGCAGCTTCAAAAAACAGCTCGTTCAGAATAA
- the ileS gene encoding isoleucine--tRNA ligase produces MNYKDTLLMPKTEFPMRGNLPNREPEIQQKWEEMNIYEKVQERTKGRPLFVLHDGPPYANGDIHMGHALNKVLKDFIVRFKSMTGFQAPYVPGWDTHGLPIETALTKNKKVKRKEMSVAEFRKLCEEYAWQQINNQREQFKRLGVRGDWENPYVTLQPEYEAQQIKVFGEMAKKGYIYKGKKPVYWSPSSESALAEAEIEYYDKRSASIYVAFPVKDGKGVLENDEKFIIWTTTPWTMPANLGISVNADLDYSVVAVNGEKYIVASELLETVAKEIEWENYEVVRTVKGAELDRVVATHPLYGRDSLVMLGDHVTTDAGTGCVHTAPGHGEDDFIIGQKYGLDVLCPVDEKGYMTEEAGEFAGLFYDEANKPITQKLEEVGALVKLSFITHSYPHDWRTKKPTIFRATAQWFASIKDFRNELLDAIKETKWVPTWGETRLFNMVRDRGDWCISRQRAWGVPIPVFYAENGEPIITDETIAHVSDLFREHGSNVWFERETADLLPEGFTHEGSPNGQFTKETDIMDVWFDSGSSHQAVLEERDDLQRPADLYLEGSDQYRGWFNSSLSTGVAVTGKAPYKAVLSHGFALDGDGRKMSKSLGNVVVPSKVMNQLGGDILRLWVASVDYQADVRVSDNILKQVAEVYRKIRNTFRFLLGNLADFDPATHTVSYENLREVDQYMLVKLNSLVEKVTKSYDQYEFAAIYHAVHNFCTIDLSSFYLDFAKDILYIEAPDQADRRAIQTVLYETLLSLTKLVAPILAHTAEEVWAHMPHVTEESVQLVDMPEATTYENADSLVAKWDAFMDLRDNVLKALETARNEKVIGKSLTAHVSLYANEETKALLESISEDFKQLFIVSGFELGGDLADAPESAQTFDGAAIVVTAAEGETCDRCWIVTPTVGQDSDHPTLCARCAQVVKENYEG; encoded by the coding sequence ATGAATTATAAAGACACGTTATTAATGCCGAAAACAGAATTCCCGATGCGTGGAAATCTGCCGAACCGTGAGCCTGAAATTCAACAAAAATGGGAAGAAATGAACATCTATGAAAAAGTACAAGAGCGTACAAAAGGTCGTCCGCTTTTTGTTCTTCATGATGGTCCTCCGTATGCAAACGGTGATATTCATATGGGACATGCTCTGAATAAAGTCTTAAAGGACTTTATCGTTCGCTTTAAATCCATGACTGGTTTTCAAGCGCCGTATGTTCCAGGATGGGATACGCACGGTCTTCCGATTGAAACAGCGCTAACAAAAAATAAAAAAGTAAAACGCAAAGAAATGAGCGTAGCGGAATTCCGCAAGCTTTGTGAAGAATATGCGTGGCAGCAAATTAACAACCAGCGCGAGCAGTTCAAACGTCTAGGTGTACGCGGAGATTGGGAAAACCCATACGTAACGCTACAACCAGAATACGAAGCACAGCAAATCAAAGTATTCGGTGAAATGGCGAAAAAAGGCTATATCTACAAAGGGAAAAAGCCAGTGTACTGGTCTCCTTCAAGTGAATCTGCACTAGCAGAAGCAGAAATTGAGTACTACGACAAGCGCTCAGCGTCTATTTATGTGGCGTTCCCTGTAAAAGACGGAAAAGGCGTATTAGAAAACGATGAAAAATTCATCATCTGGACGACAACTCCTTGGACAATGCCAGCGAACTTAGGGATTTCTGTCAACGCTGATTTAGACTATAGCGTAGTAGCTGTAAACGGTGAAAAATACATCGTTGCATCCGAGCTTCTTGAAACAGTGGCAAAAGAAATTGAGTGGGAAAACTACGAAGTGGTTCGCACAGTTAAAGGTGCTGAACTTGATCGCGTTGTTGCGACACATCCTTTATACGGACGTGACTCGCTTGTGATGCTTGGTGACCACGTTACAACGGACGCAGGTACTGGCTGTGTTCATACGGCTCCAGGTCACGGGGAAGATGACTTTATCATCGGACAAAAATACGGTCTAGACGTTCTTTGCCCAGTTGATGAGAAAGGGTACATGACGGAAGAAGCAGGCGAATTTGCAGGTTTATTCTATGACGAGGCGAACAAGCCAATTACGCAAAAGCTTGAGGAAGTTGGCGCATTAGTAAAACTAAGCTTTATTACGCATTCATATCCACATGACTGGCGTACGAAAAAACCGACAATCTTCCGTGCAACCGCACAGTGGTTTGCGTCGATCAAAGATTTCCGCAATGAGCTATTAGATGCAATCAAAGAAACAAAATGGGTTCCAACATGGGGAGAAACACGCTTATTTAACATGGTTCGTGACCGTGGTGACTGGTGTATTTCTCGTCAGCGTGCATGGGGTGTTCCAATTCCAGTATTTTATGCTGAGAACGGTGAGCCAATCATTACAGATGAAACAATCGCACACGTATCAGATCTATTCAGAGAACATGGATCAAACGTATGGTTTGAACGTGAAACAGCGGATCTATTACCAGAAGGCTTCACGCATGAAGGTAGCCCGAACGGTCAATTTACAAAAGAAACAGACATCATGGACGTATGGTTTGACTCAGGTTCATCTCACCAAGCAGTGCTTGAAGAGCGCGATGATCTACAGCGTCCAGCAGATTTATATCTGGAAGGATCTGACCAATACCGCGGCTGGTTCAACTCATCTCTTTCTACAGGCGTAGCTGTAACAGGAAAAGCTCCTTATAAAGCCGTATTAAGCCACGGATTTGCGCTTGACGGAGATGGTCGCAAAATGAGTAAATCACTTGGGAACGTCGTCGTTCCTTCGAAAGTCATGAATCAACTTGGTGGTGACATTTTACGTCTATGGGTTGCTTCTGTTGACTATCAAGCAGACGTACGTGTTTCTGATAACATTTTAAAACAAGTTGCTGAAGTATATCGTAAAATCCGCAATACGTTCCGTTTCTTGTTAGGAAACTTAGCTGATTTTGATCCAGCAACACATACGGTTTCTTACGAAAATCTTCGTGAAGTGGATCAGTACATGCTTGTGAAATTAAATAGCCTCGTTGAGAAAGTAACAAAATCTTATGATCAATACGAGTTTGCGGCGATTTATCACGCAGTTCATAACTTCTGTACAATTGACTTAAGCTCATTCTACTTAGACTTTGCAAAAGACATTCTGTACATTGAAGCACCAGATCAAGCAGATCGCCGTGCGATTCAAACGGTTCTATATGAAACGTTATTATCATTAACGAAGCTTGTTGCGCCAATTCTTGCTCACACAGCAGAAGAAGTATGGGCACATATGCCACACGTAACGGAAGAAAGCGTTCAGTTAGTGGATATGCCAGAAGCAACAACGTATGAGAATGCTGATTCTCTTGTAGCGAAATGGGATGCGTTTATGGACCTTCGCGACAACGTGTTAAAAGCACTAGAAACAGCTCGTAATGAAAAAGTCATTGGAAAATCCCTAACAGCTCACGTGTCTCTTTATGCAAATGAAGAAACGAAAGCATTGTTAGAGTCCATTTCTGAAGACTTCAAACAGCTGTTCATCGTATCAGGCTTTGAGCTTGGCGGTGACCTTGCAGATGCTCCTGAATCTGCACAAACATTTGACGGTGCAGCAATTGTTGTAACGGCAGCAGAAGGTGAAACGTGTGATCGCTGCTGGATCGTAACGCCAACAGTTGGTCAAGATAGCGATCATCCTACGCTATGTGCTCGCTGTGCACAGGTTGTAAAAGAGAATTACGAAGGTTAA
- a CDS encoding YggT family protein yields the protein MMLFEQIVLQLLEIYSWALIIYILMSWVPSIQESVFGRFLGAICEPYLAPFRRIIPPIGGMLDISPIVAIFLLNFAKAGVSTLFGIV from the coding sequence ATGATGCTATTTGAGCAAATTGTTCTTCAGCTATTGGAGATTTATTCTTGGGCGCTGATCATTTATATTCTGATGTCATGGGTTCCATCCATCCAAGAATCAGTATTTGGTCGTTTTTTAGGTGCCATTTGTGAACCTTATTTAGCCCCGTTTCGAAGAATTATCCCACCGATTGGGGGCATGCTAGATATTTCTCCAATTGTGGCAATTTTCTTGTTGAATTTTGCTAAGGCGGGTGTCAGCACGCTATTTGGAATCGTGTAG
- a CDS encoding cell division protein SepF, translating to MSIKRRFQSFFALDDETEYEEVEQERQPAQREVQREAQHPVPQQQLPAQQSQSKQQNVISLQSVQKHPTKMILTEPRAYSEAQEITDHLKAKKVVVVNLHRVARDQAVRIVDFLSGTVYALGGDIQKVGENIFLCTPDNVDVSGTISTLMAEQEQNVKRW from the coding sequence ATGAGTATTAAAAGAAGATTTCAAAGCTTTTTTGCGCTCGATGATGAAACAGAGTATGAGGAAGTAGAGCAAGAAAGACAGCCTGCACAAAGAGAAGTACAGCGTGAGGCGCAGCATCCTGTGCCACAGCAACAGCTTCCTGCACAGCAGAGCCAAAGCAAACAACAAAATGTCATCAGCTTGCAAAGTGTTCAAAAGCATCCAACAAAGATGATTTTAACAGAGCCGCGTGCCTATTCTGAGGCACAGGAAATTACAGATCACCTAAAAGCGAAAAAGGTAGTCGTTGTGAACCTACATCGCGTTGCGCGTGATCAAGCCGTTCGTATTGTAGACTTTTTAAGCGGAACGGTGTATGCCCTAGGTGGAGATATTCAAAAAGTGGGTGAGAATATTTTTCTCTGCACGCCTGATAATGTAGACGTATCAGGAACGATTTCAACGCTTATGGCAGAGCAAGAGCAAAATGTGAAGAGGTGGTAG
- a CDS encoding RluA family pseudouridine synthase: MEVIEVKVEDVHQFERLDKVLTSHNQDWSRTQVQQWIKNGDVTVNNQPSKVNYKVKLNDQIVLTIPELEESNVEAEEMDLDIYYEDEDVLVVNKPRGMVVHPAPGHTSGTLVNGLMAHCKDLSGINGVMRPGIVHRIDKDTSGLLMVAKNDMAHESLVNQLVAKTVTRRYRALVHGIIPHDHGTIDAPIGRDKIDRQSMTVTEENSRDAVTHFNVLERFREFTYVECQLETGRTHQIRVHMKYIGHPLAGDPKYGPRKTLPIDGQALHAGVLGFEHPRTGKYVEFEAPLPKEFEEMLDLVAKRS; encoded by the coding sequence ATGGAAGTTATTGAAGTAAAAGTAGAGGATGTACATCAATTTGAACGCCTTGATAAGGTGCTTACATCCCATAATCAAGATTGGTCTCGTACACAAGTTCAGCAATGGATTAAAAATGGAGACGTAACAGTTAATAATCAACCGTCAAAAGTGAATTATAAAGTAAAGTTAAACGACCAAATCGTTCTGACGATTCCTGAGCTTGAAGAATCAAACGTGGAAGCAGAAGAGATGGATTTGGATATTTATTATGAGGATGAAGACGTACTTGTCGTGAATAAGCCGCGTGGGATGGTCGTACATCCTGCACCTGGTCATACGAGCGGAACGCTTGTAAATGGTCTTATGGCTCATTGTAAGGACTTATCAGGCATTAATGGTGTGATGCGTCCTGGGATCGTACATCGCATTGATAAGGATACGTCAGGTCTCTTAATGGTCGCAAAAAATGATATGGCACACGAATCGTTAGTAAATCAGCTTGTGGCCAAAACCGTAACAAGACGCTACCGAGCGCTTGTGCACGGAATTATTCCCCATGATCATGGAACGATTGATGCCCCTATTGGACGCGACAAAATTGATCGTCAAAGCATGACGGTAACGGAAGAAAATAGCCGCGATGCTGTTACGCATTTTAACGTGCTTGAGAGATTCCGTGAATTTACGTATGTCGAGTGTCAGCTTGAAACAGGACGTACGCACCAAATTCGTGTTCACATGAAGTATATCGGTCATCCACTAGCTGGAGATCCGAAGTATGGACCAAGAAAAACGCTTCCGATTGACGGACAGGCTCTTCATGCGGGAGTATTAGGCTTTGAACATCCACGTACAGGTAAATACGTTGAGTTTGAAGCACCATTACCGAAAGAATTTGAAGAGATGTTGGATTTAGTCGCAAAAAGAAGTTGA
- a CDS encoding RNA-binding protein has translation MSIYQHFRKEEHEFIDHVLEWKEEVQNQYSPKLTDFLDPREQEMVSAIIGKGNDVLVSFFGGVDWTERKRALLYPDYYTPTEEDYGVACYEIEYPQKFVTIEHPQILGSLMSLGLRRSKFGDITVGENVQLVVAKEIASYIEMNLESIGRAKVSLRPITAADLIHVEEEYMERSATVSSLRIDVVLAAIHNLSRQKVQPFISSGHVKVNWKVIEQPSFECQEGDVLSLRGHGRSKILTIDGKTKKDKWRITVGKQK, from the coding sequence ATGAGTATTTATCAACATTTTCGTAAGGAAGAGCATGAGTTTATTGATCATGTGTTGGAATGGAAAGAAGAGGTTCAAAATCAATACAGCCCCAAGCTCACTGATTTTCTCGACCCAAGAGAACAAGAAATGGTAAGTGCCATTATTGGAAAAGGAAACGATGTGCTTGTTTCCTTCTTTGGTGGAGTGGATTGGACGGAGCGAAAGCGTGCTCTTTTATACCCTGATTATTACACGCCTACTGAAGAGGATTACGGGGTAGCGTGTTATGAGATTGAGTATCCACAAAAGTTTGTCACGATCGAGCACCCGCAAATATTAGGCTCGCTCATGTCATTAGGCTTAAGACGCTCAAAGTTCGGGGACATCACGGTTGGTGAGAACGTACAGCTAGTTGTTGCGAAGGAAATTGCGTCTTACATTGAGATGAACCTCGAATCAATAGGACGAGCTAAGGTAAGCCTTCGCCCTATTACAGCGGCTGATCTTATTCATGTGGAAGAAGAGTACATGGAACGGTCTGCAACGGTATCATCATTGCGTATTGATGTTGTGCTTGCTGCGATTCATAATTTATCTCGGCAAAAAGTGCAGCCATTTATTTCTTCTGGTCACGTAAAAGTAAATTGGAAGGTGATTGAACAGCCGTCCTTTGAGTGCCAAGAGGGAGACGTTCTTTCACTTCGAGGTCACGGAAGAAGTAAAATTTTGACGATTGATGGCAAAACAAAGAAAGATAAATGGCGCATAACCGTCGGAAAACAAAAATAA
- the lspA gene encoding signal peptidase II has protein sequence MFYYVIALFVIVLDQVSKWIIVKEMEYGQSITIIDNVLYITSHRNQGAAWGILQGKMWFFYLITVLVIIGIIVFLNRLPKREVWLKVALALMLGGAIGNFIDRVIRKEVVDFIHTYIFSYDFPIFNVADSSLVVGVAIMFIATIFEGKRKKE, from the coding sequence GTGTTCTATTATGTGATTGCTTTATTTGTTATCGTGTTAGATCAAGTATCTAAATGGATCATTGTAAAAGAAATGGAGTACGGACAAAGCATTACGATCATTGACAACGTTCTCTATATTACTTCTCACCGTAATCAAGGTGCAGCGTGGGGAATTCTACAAGGTAAGATGTGGTTCTTTTATTTGATTACGGTATTAGTTATTATAGGTATTATCGTCTTTTTAAACCGTCTGCCAAAGCGCGAGGTATGGCTTAAGGTAGCATTAGCGCTTATGCTTGGTGGAGCGATAGGGAACTTTATTGATCGTGTCATTCGTAAAGAAGTAGTAGACTTTATTCATACATACATCTTTAGTTATGATTTTCCGATTTTTAACGTAGCCGATTCCTCACTAGTTGTCGGTGTTGCAATCATGTTCATTGCCACAATTTTTGAGGGAAAACGAAAAAAGGAGTAG
- a CDS encoding YlmC/YmxH family sporulation protein: protein MIKISDFQMKDVVNVANGKKLGNVGDIDINLGTGKIESVIINHSSRMLGFFGKDEDIVIPWRNIVKIGEDVILVRHKQTEEDENK from the coding sequence ATGATTAAGATTTCGGATTTTCAAATGAAGGACGTTGTGAATGTAGCAAACGGAAAGAAATTAGGAAATGTAGGAGATATCGATATTAATTTGGGAACGGGGAAAATCGAGTCGGTCATTATCAACCATTCCTCTCGAATGTTAGGTTTCTTTGGAAAGGACGAGGATATTGTCATTCCGTGGCGAAATATTGTAAAGATTGGAGAAGATGTGATCTTAGTTCGTCACAAACAAACCGAAGAAGACGAAAACAAATAA
- the pgeF gene encoding peptidoglycan editing factor PgeF, translating into MHKEPFQPSHHDSFLAVPEWNQHDSNLIVGFSTKNGGVSQNEFESLNLGLHVDDKKEDVLQNRRILAEAVDVPLEQWTFAEQVHNNNVMKVSSEDAGKGMADYEKGMPQTDAIYTDQSNLLLALCFADCVPLYFYEPTRGLIGLAHAGWKGTVKNIAGEMVNAWVKNEGVAVENIRAVIGPSIGACCYHVDDYVIKFVDEAIGNNKVDVYQEVSKGQYALNLQALNAFLLEKAGVKTANIRSTSRCTSCEEDLFFSHRRDRGKTGRMLSFIGYKEV; encoded by the coding sequence ATGCATAAAGAACCGTTTCAACCATCACATCATGATTCTTTTCTCGCTGTACCTGAATGGAATCAACATGATTCAAACCTAATTGTGGGGTTTTCAACGAAAAATGGCGGCGTGAGCCAAAACGAGTTTGAGAGCCTTAACTTAGGTCTACATGTAGACGATAAAAAAGAAGACGTGCTTCAAAATCGTCGTATTTTAGCGGAAGCCGTTGACGTACCTTTAGAACAATGGACATTTGCTGAGCAGGTTCATAACAACAACGTAATGAAAGTATCATCAGAAGATGCAGGCAAAGGAATGGCCGATTACGAAAAAGGTATGCCTCAAACCGACGCTATTTACACAGATCAATCGAATCTATTATTAGCACTCTGTTTTGCAGATTGTGTGCCTCTTTATTTCTATGAACCAACTCGTGGACTTATTGGGTTAGCTCACGCAGGCTGGAAAGGCACCGTGAAAAATATTGCGGGCGAAATGGTGAACGCTTGGGTGAAGAATGAAGGCGTTGCGGTTGAGAACATACGGGCTGTTATTGGACCTTCTATCGGAGCTTGCTGCTATCATGTGGATGATTATGTCATTAAGTTTGTGGATGAAGCAATTGGGAATAATAAAGTAGACGTTTATCAAGAGGTAAGCAAGGGGCAGTATGCTCTTAACTTACAGGCTTTGAACGCTTTTCTACTCGAGAAAGCCGGTGTAAAAACGGCAAACATTCGCTCTACGTCCCGTTGCACATCATGTGAAGAAGATCTGTTTTTCTCACATCGACGTGATCGTGGAAAAACAGGGCGTATGCTTAGCTTTATTGGATACAAGGAGGTTTAA
- a CDS encoding conjugal transfer protein TraR, with product MDGTYFSIKEELEMTRMELQDRLLKYYAEGLDYLPHLVTPQEQYVIQSVKADLQDVERALLKLEYGIFGIDEQTGGRLPIDKLRILPTARTENDLLFF from the coding sequence ATGGATGGGACATATTTTTCAATCAAAGAAGAACTTGAGATGACACGAATGGAATTACAAGATCGATTGTTAAAATATTATGCTGAAGGATTAGACTATCTTCCTCATTTAGTAACGCCTCAAGAGCAGTACGTTATTCAAAGCGTGAAAGCAGATTTACAGGATGTAGAACGAGCTTTATTAAAGCTTGAGTATGGTATTTTTGGCATTGATGAGCAAACGGGAGGTCGTCTTCCGATTGATAAACTTCGTATCTTGCCGACCGCTCGAACTGAAAATGATTTGCTATTTTTTTAA
- a CDS encoding solute carrier family 23 protein has translation MNMENQGLGIREIPKPHKMLLLSLQHLFAMFGATILVPVLVGLNPGIALISSGIGTLTYIAITKGRLPSYLGSSFAFISPIIAVKAGGGPGAALVGSFLAGVVYAVVALIIKGSGTKWLMKMLPPIVVGPVIIVIGLGLSGTAVDMAMKKGGEYDTKYFIVALVTLAITIIASVFFKGFLGLVPILFGIVGGYAFAWTQGLVNFSDVKKADWIAAPDFTVPFVSYTPHLTWGIVAIMVPIAVVTLAEHIGHILVLNKVVNKNFLEEPGLHRSIMGDGVATMIAAIIGGPPSTTYGENIGVMAITKVFSVFVIGGAAVIAILFGFIGKISALISSIPSPVMGGVSILLFGIIASSGLRTMVESKVDLSSKRNLVISSVILVLGVGGAMLQITDEIKLDGMALSAIVGVLLNLVLPQDKVEEDVETQGEQPSQVKIS, from the coding sequence ATGAATATGGAAAACCAAGGGTTAGGAATTCGTGAAATCCCAAAACCACATAAAATGTTATTACTGAGCTTACAGCACTTATTCGCCATGTTTGGCGCAACCATTTTAGTTCCTGTACTGGTCGGATTAAATCCAGGGATCGCATTAATCTCAAGTGGGATTGGAACGCTCACATATATCGCAATTACAAAAGGGCGCTTGCCGTCATACTTAGGATCATCGTTCGCATTTATTTCGCCGATTATTGCCGTTAAAGCAGGAGGAGGACCAGGAGCAGCTCTTGTAGGAAGTTTTCTTGCAGGGGTCGTATACGCGGTCGTCGCCCTCATTATCAAAGGTTCGGGTACAAAATGGCTAATGAAAATGTTGCCACCGATCGTAGTCGGTCCAGTGATTATCGTCATTGGCTTAGGACTTTCGGGAACAGCCGTTGATATGGCGATGAAAAAAGGCGGAGAGTATGACACGAAATACTTTATTGTCGCACTTGTCACACTAGCCATTACCATTATTGCTTCAGTGTTCTTCAAAGGTTTTCTTGGTCTCGTACCAATCTTATTCGGAATTGTAGGTGGCTACGCCTTTGCGTGGACACAAGGACTTGTAAACTTCTCTGATGTGAAAAAAGCAGACTGGATTGCAGCACCTGATTTTACGGTACCGTTTGTATCATATACACCACATCTGACATGGGGAATCGTTGCCATCATGGTGCCGATTGCGGTGGTCACACTAGCCGAACACATTGGTCATATTTTAGTACTTAATAAAGTCGTAAACAAAAACTTTTTAGAAGAGCCTGGTCTGCATCGCTCCATTATGGGAGACGGAGTGGCGACGATGATTGCAGCAATCATTGGTGGACCTCCAAGCACAACTTACGGAGAAAACATTGGCGTTATGGCGATTACGAAAGTATTCAGCGTGTTTGTCATCGGAGGCGCAGCGGTCATTGCGATTCTGTTTGGCTTCATTGGGAAAATTTCAGCGCTGATCTCAAGCATTCCATCTCCGGTCATGGGCGGTGTGTCAATTCTGCTCTTTGGAATCATTGCTTCATCAGGTCTTCGCACGATGGTTGAGTCCAAAGTGGATTTATCATCTAAGCGTAACCTCGTTATCTCATCAGTCATCTTAGTACTAGGAGTCGGGGGCGCGATGCTGCAAATTACGGACGAAATAAAGCTAGACGGAATGGCTTTATCAGCTATCGTGGGCGTTTTGCTCAACCTGGTACTACCACAGGATAAAGTTGAAGAAGATGTAGAAACACAAGGTGAGCAGCCATCACAGGTGAAAATTTCATAA
- a CDS encoding YggS family pyridoxal phosphate-dependent enzyme gives MTVLHNLEQIKQNIAEACKRAGRNPNEVNIIAVTKYVSVERAKEAIEAGVQHLGENRDQGLHAKQEVITDPVNWHFIGSLQTRKVKSVIHDIDYLHSLDRLSLAEEVQKRASDTVKCFIQVNVAEEQSKHGLSVDEVIPFIESLHDFSHIQIVGLMTMAPHTDDQALLRHCFHTLKQLQKDVQALQLAYAPCTELSMGMSNDYEIAVEEGATYIRLGTTLVGNEI, from the coding sequence TTGACCGTATTGCATAATTTAGAACAAATTAAACAAAACATTGCTGAAGCGTGTAAGCGAGCTGGCAGAAACCCAAATGAGGTTAATATTATCGCTGTTACAAAATATGTATCTGTCGAACGTGCGAAAGAAGCAATTGAAGCAGGCGTTCAACATCTTGGTGAAAACCGTGATCAAGGCTTGCATGCGAAGCAGGAAGTGATCACAGATCCTGTAAATTGGCACTTTATTGGCAGCTTACAAACGCGAAAAGTGAAGAGCGTTATTCATGATATAGACTATCTTCATTCACTCGATCGCTTGTCCCTTGCAGAGGAAGTTCAAAAACGGGCGAGCGACACCGTCAAATGCTTCATTCAGGTGAATGTAGCAGAAGAGCAGTCAAAGCATGGACTGTCCGTAGATGAGGTCATTCCGTTTATTGAATCGCTTCACGACTTTTCACATATCCAGATCGTAGGCTTAATGACGATGGCTCCACATACTGATGATCAAGCACTGCTGCGTCATTGCTTTCATACATTAAAACAGCTTCAAAAGGATGTACAAGCTCTTCAGCTAGCGTACGCACCATGTACTGAGCTTTCTATGGGGATGTCAAACGATTACGAAATTGCCGTTGAAGAAGGCGCGACGTACATTCGTTTAGGAACCACATTAGTTGGTAATGAAATTTAG
- the pyrR gene encoding bifunctional pyr operon transcriptional regulator/uracil phosphoribosyltransferase PyrR: MNVKATVLDQQAIRRALTRIAHEIIERNKGIENSVLVGIRTRGIYLAKRLAERIEQIEGKPIEVGELDITLYRDDLTKVTDNEEPLVKGSDITFDLNNKTVILVDDVLYTGRTVRAALDALVDIGRPSQIQLAVLVDRGHRELPIRADYVGKNIPTSAEEKIAVRLTEIDQTDQVSIYEN; encoded by the coding sequence ATGAATGTAAAAGCAACTGTACTAGATCAACAAGCCATTCGTCGTGCTTTAACACGAATCGCACATGAAATTATTGAACGAAACAAAGGTATTGAAAATAGCGTACTTGTCGGGATCCGAACTAGAGGCATTTATTTAGCAAAACGATTAGCGGAGCGAATCGAGCAAATCGAAGGGAAGCCGATCGAAGTAGGTGAGCTAGATATTACGCTCTACCGTGATGATTTAACGAAGGTAACGGATAACGAAGAACCGCTTGTGAAAGGTTCAGATATTACGTTTGATTTAAATAACAAGACGGTCATCCTTGTTGATGATGTGTTATACACAGGACGCACGGTTCGAGCAGCATTAGACGCGTTAGTCGATATTGGACGACCATCGCAAATCCAGCTTGCTGTCCTCGTAGACAGAGGACATCGTGAGCTTCCGATTCGAGCCGATTACGTTGGAAAGAATATCCCGACGTCAGCAGAAGAAAAAATAGCGGTACGATTAACAGAGATTGATCAAACCGACCAAGTGAGCATTTACGAAAATTAA